The proteins below come from a single Dasypus novemcinctus isolate mDasNov1 chromosome 22, mDasNov1.1.hap2, whole genome shotgun sequence genomic window:
- the LOC101428068 gene encoding tubulin beta-2B chain: protein MREIVHIQAGQCGNQIGAKFWEVISDEHGIDPTGSYHGDSDLQLERINVYYNEATGNKYVPRAILVDLEPGTMDSVRSGPFGQIFRPDNFVFGQSGAGNNWAKGHYTEGAELVDSVLDVVRKESESCDCLQGFQLTHSLGGGTGSGMGTLLISKIREEYPDRIMNTFSVMPSPKVSDTVVEPYNATLSVHQLVENTDETYCIDNEALYDICFRTLKLTTPTYGDLNHLVSATMSGVTTCLRFPGQLNADLRKLAVNMVPFPRLHFFMPGFAPLTSRGSQQYRALTVPELTQQMFDSKNMMAACDPRHGRYLTVAAIFRGRMSMKEVDEQMLNVQNKNSSYFVEWIPNNVKTAVCDIPPRGLKMSATFIGNSTAIQELFKRISEQFTAMFRRKAFLHWYTGEGMDEMEFTEAESNMNDLVSEYQQYQDATADEQGEFEEEEGEDEA, encoded by the exons ATGCGCGAGATCGTGCACATCCAGGCGGGCCAGTGCGGCAACCAGATCGGCGCCAAG TTTTGGGAGGTCATCAGCGATGAGCACGGCATCGACCCCACAGGCAGTTACCACGGCGACAGCGACCTGCAGCTGGAGAGAATCAATGTCTACTACAACGAAGCCACTG GTAACAAATACGTACCTCGGGCCATCCTGGTGGACCTCGAACCTGGAACCATGGACTCTGTGCGGTCTGGGCCATTTGGCCAGATCTTCAGGCCGGATAACTTCGTGTTCG GCCAGAGCGGGGCTGGGAATAACTGGGCCAAGGGCCACTACACGGAGGGGGCCGAGCTGGTGGACTCGGTCCTGGACGTGGTGCGGAAGGAGTCGGAGAGCTGCGACTGCCTGCAGGGCTTCCAGCTGACCCACTCGCTGGGCGGCGGCACGGGCTCGGGCATGGGCACGCTGCTCATCAGCAAGATCCGCGAGGAGTACCCCGACCGCATCATGAACACCTTCAGCGTCATGCCCTCGCCCAAGGTCTCGGACACGGTGGTGGAGCCCTACAACGCCACCCTCTCCGTGCACCAGCTGGTGGAGAACACCGACGAGACCTACTGCATCGACAACGAGGCCCTCTATGACATCTGCTTCCGCACCCTTAAGCTGACCACCCCCACCTACGGGGACCTCAACCACCTGGTGTCGGCCACCATGAGCGGGGTGACCACCTGCCTGCGCTTCCCGGGCCAGCTCAACGCCGACCTGCGCAAGCTGGCTGTGAACATGGTGCCCTTCCCGCGCCTGCACTTCTTCATGCCTGGCTTCGCCCCGCTGACCAGCCGGGGCAGCCAGCAGTACCGGGCGCTGACCGTGCCCGAGCTCACCCAGCAGATGTTCGACTCCAAGAACATGATGGCCGCCTGCGACCCCCGCCACGGCCGCTACCTGACAGTGGCCGCCATCTTCCGCGGGCGCATGTCCATGAAGGAGGTGGACGAGCAGATGCTGAACGTGCAGAACAAGAACAGCAGCTACTTTGTGGAGTGGATCCCCAACAACGTCAAGACGGCCGTGTGCGACATCCCGCCGCGCGGCCTCAAGATGTCGGCCACCTTCATCGGCAACAGCACGGCCATCCAGGAGCTGTTCAAGCGCATCTCGGAGCAGTTCACGGCCATGTTCCGGCGCAAGGCCTTCCTGCACTGGTACACGGGCGAGGGCATGGACGAGATGGAGTTCACCGAGGCCGAGAGCAACATGAACGACCTGGTGTCCGAGTACCAGCAGTACCAGGACGCCACGGCCGACGAGCAGGGCGAGTTCGAGGAGGAGGAGGGCGAGGACGAGGCCTGA